A stretch of DNA from Pseudomonadota bacterium:
GGCGGCGTGCCGGCATGACCCGTCGCCGTGCTCCCCGCGGTGTGTGTCCCCGACTCGAGCGGTTCGCGGCCCAGGAACACGCGTCCCACGACGGCGTCGATCCCCTGGGTCAGCACGAGACGTTCCCAGCGCTTGGCGAAGGTGTCGCCGTTGCTGGGGTTGCTCAGCGCTGAAGCGCTGCTCACGCCGTGAACGACCCCGGCGACCACATCTCCCACGAACCCGAGGCTCAGCGCAAAGCCAGGCGACATCAGGGCAAGTCCCGGCAGACCGGTGAGCGACCCCACGATCGACGCCGCGACCACGGTGTCGACCGCGAGATGGGCCGCATCGACCGCGATGCCGAGCGCAGCGCCGCCGCGCGTGGGGGCGCCGAGCGCTCCCGTGGGGGGCGGATCGCCGTCGTGGCGAGATCTGGCGCGCGCGGTCTTCCAGGTGTTGGCGAGGCTCAGCATGTCGAGGGCGGGCGCGGCGAGGCGATATCCCGTGTAGGCGTGCTGCTCGAACAGCTGCGCAGCGGCCGCGGGAACGAAGCCCGTCGAGATGAAGGCGCCAGACACCGACCGCATGGCGGCGAGGGTGGTGAGATTGGTCTCGACGCCGAAGCCCGCGACCACCGTGTCAGTGACGGTTCCCGCCACTCCCCCCAGGATCTGGCGCAGCGTGTCATAGATGCCGCCGGGAGGCCCGTCGCTCTGGGCCTGACGCGAAGGTGGAACGGCCGGCGGGGTCGCCGAAGGCCGGGCGGCGTGCGCGGCACGCCCTGGCACTTGAGGTGAAACATTCATGGGCACGATCTCCTCTTGAGATCGCCCCTCGAGCCTGCTCATCATACGCCGGACGCGTGACGGGTTGGTTGCCAAGATGTAACAGATTCACGCCCTCAGCCCTGTACCGCGCCCGCCCCCGATCAGCTCGCGCCCTCGGCGCTGTAGCGCGCCAGCAGACCGCTTCGCAGCACGCTCCGGTGCACCGCGGAGAACACGAGCATGCCCAGCACCACATAGCCCGCTGAGAGACAGAGCCCCACGACGAGATCGGTCATCGACCAGGGCGCGCCCGACATCATGGCCCGCATGTTCTCGAACACGTAGGTGGGCGGAAGCACCTTGGCCACCGCTTGCATCCAGGTCGGCAGCACGCGCTGGGGATAGAACACCCCCACGAAGGGAGACAGCAGCGCGGGCACGGGCCACACGAACCACTCTGCGGCCGGCCCCAGGCGCAGCACCATGGCGCTGGCCATGATTCCCAGGGCGATGCCGAACGCGAGCATGATGGCCAGGAACCCGCCCAGCGCAACGATGTCGCCGGTCCAGGTCAGGCCGAATCCCCACGCGGCGATGGCGACCATCATCAGCAGCCCCAGCGTGCTCGTGAAGAAGCACGTGAGCAC
This window harbors:
- a CDS encoding ABC transporter permease, giving the protein MCLDRVWAVVLRQIYLLRGSWARVVPLFAWVSVNVVLWGFTSRYFESITASGVGLLPTLLGATLLWNYFDRVMHGVTTAFLEDVWSRNFLNLFSSPLTTGEYVLGLVLTCFFTSTLGLLMMVAIAAWGFGLTWTGDIVALGGFLAIMLAFGIALGIMASAMVLRLGPAAEWFVWPVPALLSPFVGVFYPQRVLPTWMQAVAKVLPPTYVFENMRAMMSGAPWSMTDLVVGLCLSAGYVVLGMLVFSAVHRSVLRSGLLARYSAEGAS